The genome window TTTCTGTTCTGTATTGATGAGATGAGCTCATGTTTCGATCCACTTCCCTGTATCCCCTCCAGGCTGATCATGTCCTATGTGCAGCTTCTTCCTATCAACATGCACTGGGTACAGACCGTGTGGGGCAGCATACCGAACATTCTCATCAGCCCCTTATTTTCCTGTGCTGGAAATTGCTGTGGTTGAATCACCGTCCATCTGGCAAAAATatagacacacagaaaaacacactatgtttaaaatatttgattaaaacAGAAGCTATAGAGGAAAAAACAGTCGTAACAGACTGCATACCCCACAATTTTGTTgacttaactgtacagtgacaataaaagcctaTTCTATACTAATTTCATACAGGTAAATTATGAATTGTATTATAATGGtctgtgattattttgtgtttgctgtcatgATATTTACTGTGCTGACATAGATGTCaaattgtaaaaatgtatgtaaaaatgttaatgtatgATATATAGAGTATACACTAAACCAGGACCTGCAACACAACAAGTGTGGCCTGTGGATATAGAATACGTGGGGTAAACATGCAGCactaaaactgtgaaaactgtaAATTACTTGAGTAACCTTTTAAAGATGATAAGAGCCTCTGTTTTCCAATGGCGGTCAGTCATTTTAATGCACTGATTTTCATGCTCAGGTAAGGGTCTTACATTGCTGATTTTTTAGCCCATAATTAACCCataatttacacaaacacatgcaacaaTTAATTAACCCATAAAATATAAACTTgtatgataaaaaataaacagtattttGTATGTAGAAAAACACCCAGCACTGTTCATTGCAAAGGCAGCACCACCCATATCATAAACTTACTTAGTTACTGATACTCACTCTAACCATTGAATTCTACTGTATGACTCTAAATATAGATATGAGAGCCCTGCATGTCTGTCTACATTAAATGGATGTCTCAGCTTGCATTGACACCCATAGAGGCAGAGGTATGCCCACCGTGACTCTCTGCTGAGCTATTTCTGTCCTTCTGCGTCCATGCCTAACTGGCCTTTACTCTCTCCACTGCCACGCCAAGAATACTCCTCTAATTGGGTTGGCTCCCGATCACATGTGCCCTGATCCCATTGCACCCCCTCCCTCTTCATCCCTGTCTCTGCCACCGGGGAACTGGGGCGAGGAATGCCAGTCCGAAGTCACGCTTCCTGTACTGTTCTTGTACCCCACTGATTGAGATAAATAGCAACAGGGAGCTGGGGGGCTGCTATGAAGCCTTGTACCACTTTTCATTGGGacctcctccttttccccctcttttctgGCAGCACCAtgctgtatgagtgtgtttatgcAACATGCTGATATAGAATGCTATGACTGATAGCAACAACTGCACAGCTTAAGAAAGACTGAATCAGAGGTTTATTTTAGGGGACTATTGAATTTTATGTATTGGGCCTTGCCACAATCAGAACATACGAGGAGGCTCAGGCCCTGCCTTGTGTGAATTCTCCCTGATTGTACACTATTAAGACTTGATTTAGATGACTGAATCAATTTATCAATTAGCATGTGGCCCACTCAGCTCTTTTACAAATTTCATTGCATCATTATTTATGCAAAGAAACATTAGCACTTGAAAATATCTTAACATACAAAGTAGGCAAACCTCTCCTAACAAGTCCTCCAAggtaaacaacaaaatgatagAGCCCCTGTTTTACAATAATTATAAgttgatgaataaaaacaacCCCTCCCAAAACCCTGTGGTGAATACATTTCTGAATGCAGCACAGCATTACTACCTTACAGAGCTTTTGCCAACAGTAGGTCAACAGTGATAATAAAGGCACATTATGgtaaaaacatgacaaattattGGCAacttattttttatgtttgtgtttaaattagAGTTTAAAAATTTGTATTTGAAGAGGTGAGGACTTCACGTAGGTCACTTCACTACTTGAGTTACAACATCACATATTATGAAAGAGTTGATGAGCGCTGGATCAGTGAAGTGTATTGTAATGTTAACGTTTATTATATTGCAGATCTACATTATTCAGTATAATGCTCAAGAGTACAGAAGTAACAAAGTAAACCTTATACTCATGGTGACAATagctattttttgtttgtttgcttgttttttaaattgcatttaTTAGGAGTTAAGTTCAGTATTAGACCACAAAACAGTGTGTCCCAGCTAGAGGCAGAGCAGgagggtgtgtttgtgcttaCTGCCTCACTCTGTGGTGGAAGTTCATGCCACTGTGCAAACTCTGCCCAGTTAGCCCCACAACCCTATGTGAAATGTGACACAACCCTGGGTTCTCCTTTAAGGCAtgccttttctgtctgtgtgcactacattgtatgtgtgtttatgtgtgtgtgcgtgtgtacactttgtgtgtgtgtgtgtgtgtgtgtgtgtgtgtgtgtgtgtgtacagggcGGGGGTCAGGCCTCCATTTTTACCAGGACGTTTGCAGCAGCTGTCCACTGGCATGTCATTGGGAGCGTCACAGTGGTGATACAGGGGTTTCAGAAGCGAAATTGAGGCGGCTACGCGCAGTTTGATCCAGGAAGGTTTACCCTCACTGTCTCCGGCCCCTCCAGGACCTGCAGCCCCACCATGGCGGATCAGTACCAGTACAACACCAACGAGGAGAAGATTGTGAAGGACAGCCACACCAAAGAGATCGACCTAATTAACAGAGACCCAAAGCAGATCAATGAGGACGTGGTGAAGGTTTGTGCAGCATGGAGACAATACCCTGTCACAGAAAGGATTAAGAATGTAACCCCTGTTTTGGCATGTGTGGAAACATGGAAAATGCATTAAGTGGTTGCTGGGAACAAAGACAGGAGAACAGGTTATTATATTGTCTGGAAACCCCCTAAATAGACCAGGAGCTATTCCTGTTGCCTGCATGAAGTTTATTTTGGGAATAGGGTAGAAGAGTGTGAAACTGATACACTGTGCCATCGTGTTTTATTTAGGTCTGACTACTGTTTATCCTGTGATTGTTGCCATGATATCACcacaaaacactgtgtgtaAAGACAGGGCTGAATATACAGTTAGATTAGATTTTGTTTGACTGAAGGTGGTTCATGTAAACATGTTCAAGGAAGATGGTAAATCATGAATTATGAGTTGAGCATATGTTTAGTGTCTGCACGGCTCAGTTTGGAATGATCTACAGACCTGGTCTGTTTTCAGAGGACTATCGAGTCACTGATAAAGATTGATGAATATGAATTTTTGAAATGTAAGGTTTGTTAACGGTACTCCTATCGGGTCCATGAATTACAGTAAACGATGAATTAGCACTGACTGTTCTAATCCATGCAGTAATTTTCTGTTAACatttccagtttttctttttcttttctgtaccCTCAAAATAAAGTGGATAAGTGATCTACTGAAAGAGTGCCCCTAATTAGTTTGGGAATCTTATCCTCCAAGCAAATCAGATATACTGGCTTTGGACCGCATCTCTTATTTCTACAGAACATCAACTGTTCTTTTGTTGAATTTGACTCTAGCAATCCTCTAAGAGCTGAAAGAGGCCAGACCTCGCAGAGAAAAATGGAAAGCAGCAGTGCATGTCCAGCCATTCATTCAGTGGATGATCTCAGGCTGCCATCTCTACAGGAAACGGACAGCGAGTTGTTCCTTCCCATACTGATATTATCCAGTGatctggaagaaaaagaaaagattttagATGTGCCTGCTGTGATTACTGAcaaattcattcacattttatgACTAAGTCTCAACTAGGAATGCAAAGGCACTATCCAAAGGACCAGGTGGCACGTACTGAAAACGGATGACAAATTGGACCATTGTACAGTTGCTCTCATGCATTTTACATGAGTTGAACTTCGGTTACTAAAAATGTGTTGGAATAGAGCTTTCAGAATGATTTGGACCTTGCATTAAAAGCCACTCTATAACTTTGCATGTATACCactacattacattttatattctaTGAAGTGcataaatttgacttgactctGTGGCTTTCATAAACATAATCTTTACACTTAACACTGGAATGTGCATATTACTTGGAGCCCACAGAGGtctggtcgaggcagatggaTAAAAGCAGTGTGCCCTCATGGAAGTATATTAATGAAAGCCtcttttaattttcttattAGGTGGAGTTTGAGGATGTCATTGCGGAGCCTGATGGTACACACAGCCTGGATGGAGTGTGGAAGCTCAGCTACACCACCTTCACCGTGTCCAAATACTGGTGTTATCGCATCTTGTCTGCCGTCTTTGGCATCCCTGTTGCTCTACTCTGGGGCTTCCTCTTTGCCTGCATCTCATTCTGCCACATCTGGGCTGTGGTTCCCTGCATCAAGAGCTGTCTGATTGAGTCACAGTGCATCAGCCGCATCTACTCTCTCTGCATCCAGACCTTCTGCGATCCCTTCTTTGAAGCCCTGGGCAAGATCTTCAGCAGTGTGCGCGTGGCAATGCGCAAAGAAGTCTAAGAACTCACACAGAAGTGTTTATAGTATGATCGGATGAAGTGTGGTACCTTTTTTTACACCAGAAGATCAGTCCTGGCATCTTGCTTACTCCCTGATACTCTTCCTCCCGCTGCCTTCATAACATGCTGTTCCCCACCCTCCCATCCTCAAGCCCTCAGCTCTGAGTAATGACGTGCCCCGTGTGCCTTTTGCCACCAGAAGCTCTGCgacagctgcagcaggctgGGTGGTTCTGTGACAGCTTTGGCACTCCAGGCTCAGTGCTCCTCACATAGGGAGGAGAGGGCCACCTGCCATGAGGAGGATCTGTCTGCCCTCATTTATTTGTATCACAAAAAGCTCAGATAAAGGCTACTCATTCACAACAAATGAAATTGACTCCCTAACACTGCTGCACCTTTGGAGGATGCTACTTGTATGCATTTGGCTATTCTTGATGCTGTATGTTGCTGTGTCCAGTATTGTTTTACTTCATATTGATCAAATTGAATTTGACACTTACATGTTTGTACACTTAACCCTATTAGAAAAACCCTAACAGAATGAAAggaattgaaaatgttttgtgaacGTAATTACTTTGTCCAGTATTATCTGAAATAGATTCTGAGACATTTCCATCTTAATTTGTGACAACTCTGGAGTTACTAAGAGACTTTTTGGAGACCTGCAGATGTATGGAGTACATCTGGAACCAGCCATGCAGATAATCTACTTCCTTTTCTCAAAGTGTGATGAGTGGAATATTAAATCTACTTGTTTGCATATTTCTGTCAAGTATGTGTAAATAAGTATGGACCTAGCTACTACTAGCTACTACTGATGCCGTAAAGAAAAAACCTCTCTATGAGACCCATAGTAATGTTCCACAGTGTTATTCTGATTTGAAAGAAAAGCGGCTGTAGTCCAGAGAGGAAAATTATACATGGGCTGAAACTAATGTAAAGATGCCTTAAAATTAATGAAACTGTCCTTCTGATAAGAATACTACAACACTGGTTTAGTGTTTGATTTAAAGTATACAGTGTTATGTGCATTTCAGAGCTTTCTTGGAGACTTAAAAACCAAACATCTTACTTCAGTCAACCTGGAGGCACAGACCTGGGAACTGTGACCCACTAGAGGTTGCTGTTGTATATCTTTCATGAGCTTCTCTGTTGTGTCTCAGATTCATTATTGATGATTCAGTTTCACCACACCCTTCTTTGTTTATAGCCTCAGTGTGATTCTTTCTGGTCAATTCCTTTAAGTACTGTATTCCACTAGAAATACTAGAAAATGTATAGTTGGAGTTTATATGAAGAGAAATAGTACATTGGCTTAAAATATTATTCTGATTGATGAGCTGTATGAAACAGTATAATTAGTGAGCAAGAATGATTCATTTGCCAGGTTATGAGGtaaaatttcattaaaaaataacattgaGCGCCTTAGTCACTTTGATTTTAGCACAGTGTGGGCGATAATAACCAGATGATCATTTAATCTGAAACACAGTTCTCTCCATAAACTACattttatacaaataaataaaacattcatgtgtATTTTCCCAAAACTCAGCACCATATTTGCGGGGCTGTGTAGACGTGAGTATATATGGAATCAAATGTTTGATCCTCAAAAGAAGGATTTTAGATTCAATGTGGTATTTCTATGTAAACTGAGCTCAGAAATGACTATGCCAAGAGTGAATATATAGAATGAATGTATTTGATGTAACCAAAATACAGCAAATTCCTCACAAATCAAGATCTCACAATTTTACTGattctgttttcttattttgcCTTCTGCAAATGATTAATTAAACCTGTACAATTACAGATATATAGTGCTGACAAATTACCCCCCACACTGGCATCTTACACATAGTTTTTGATCATGAAATTCACAGCAAAGGTCTTGCTGCCTTTAAAAGATTTATGTTACAGAATTTCTCCCAGTGAAATAAGTTGGTCtaataaaatgtcacagcattAATGGTATTAATAAAGTAAACTCCCCCTAAATAGAAgtataaattaaaaagaaaaggtaTACTGTGGCAATACAGTTGGCAACTATAGCTTACAAAGGATCATTCTGGCACTTTGGCACATGCactcacaaaataataaaattaaagcaaaacGTATGCAATATAATGCAGTTGAATATTCCCTgcaatataaaatgtataatgaAACATATAATAATCATCCTATAAAAGTGTCTGAGGCTGTGGTTTGTGGCAGAGTTGTTGTATTATATGGTATTATCAAGGAAGCAGACTGACAAAATATCAGGATGAGCTGAATAAtactgctgaaaaacaaagttgAAAGCTGAATCAACACCTGTTGGcttatttttacagtgcagcttttgtttttactcCGGCCTCTCCTCATCATTGGTAATGATTATTGATGTGCTGtaattaaaattacatttacgGTTCATATCTCAGCTCAACATTTacaataaatgttaaaacaccTGACTGAACAACAGCCTCAGACTTTGACATGAATCATGAGTTTCTCAACAAAGAATGCTAGAATGAATTCATGGCCATAGTTTTTACCTTTACAGGTCACATCCTGCAGGATAATATGCCATGTCATGCAGCAGTTGTTGCCTCAACATACCTCCAGAGACATGAGTCACTTTAGTTCACTTCAGCGATCTGCACAGTCTCCAGATCTCAACCCAGCAGCGTCTTTTGGGGCTGAGGCTGAACAGGATGTTCAAAGTTTCGATGTGCTGCCAAAAAATTTGCAGGAACTCAGTGACGTTATTGATTCAGTGTGGACAAACATCCCCATGGAACCACTCCAGCAACCTTGCCAAGGACTTCGGGAAGTCGAAAGGAGCGCTAATGGGTATCAgtcaggtgtaaataataaccTCGTCTGTGCATTTTTGCTGCTTGCgctctttatttgttttttaaactttttaaaaatctttaccAGTGACAGCCATGACATCTCACATCAAACGAAAGCTCAAGTAACAGTATACATGTATGCAATCCACTGCAGATGTAACAAAGTGAACAACATGGTGCACAATATTTATTACAGGTGAGTAATTGCATCATAACACAGACGAATGTGATCCGCAAGCTTTGCTGGTGACAACAACTGAATCAATAGTGTAGCTGGCCAAGGctgacaaggctgaaaatatcattttcttttactttctctgtcctgtaaatatgtaaatatatactgtacatctaaAACAAGAAACAcgtaaaaacaaacaaacaaacaaaagattcAGTGGGTTGCTCGTCTTGGTCCATGATTATCTTGTAAGCTTTTATTAACAAAATATCACCCCTTGATTATAGTTTGTACAACATTATCTATTTCACAATTCTATTTACACTTTATACTGTAAATTGCTGTAAATTAAAGAATTAAGACTTTCGTTGTTATTCCCCTTTTGAGCTTGAAGAGCAAGCCTCGGGGCAAGAGGTATCTGAAGAAGTCAAACTGCTAGGGTATTTTAGGGGTGACTGCATGTGGTGAAAGGCCCAGGTGGGCAGTTTGAGAATAGAAAGGGAGGGTGAGTACTTATGTAGTAGATGTCTGTGTGATGCTCCTCTGACTGCTAGTGCTCTTAATAACAAAGGTTGAGGAGTTGCTCTTGTGACTGGAATCAAAATCACGCTCACAGCGGCACTGGGATGTCTTGAGGTAGCGAGCAGAACAGCACAGAAAGTTCTGCCTGAGATCATGGAACAGATGCCCCGCGAAGCACATGTAGATCCAGGGgttacagcagctgttgaggCTGGCCAGCAGCATGGAGATGATGAAGGGCATGGCTGTAGGAGAGGACAGTGAGAGGAAGGTTACTGTGCTatgacaacaaaaatgaaagatttaTACGAAGGCTGAGTAGAACCAGTGAATTCCAACAACTAGAGGCATTAGTTACTTGCTAAAAGTTTATATACTTTCATTCTCCCCAAGTACAGCAACATATGTATTAATGTAATTCATAAGTTTGTGTACACACATTTTGATTACTTGTGATGATTTACATCTTTATATCAGTGAAGGCTTTTTTGCCATGCTAACAATGTGTCAGTGGGTATAGCGATGGTTAGCCCACCACTTCATCCCAGActaaatatttttctcaaacTACTGtatgaattgccatgaaatttgctacAGAAagtcatggtccccagaggatgaatcctggtgactttggtgatcctgtGGTTTTTTCCGTAGTGCAATCGTGAAGttgcctttttttgtctttagtAAATGGCTCTACAACCCCTGGATGGATTGGACATGAAATTTGCTACAGAAAGTCATGCCCCTCTAAGGATATAGTGTAACAGCTATGGTGATTCCCACATTTTCattgtccagtactttggtttatgaccaaatacctttGTTTGTCCCTTTCCTCACCTGTCTTCCCCGTAGCTCCGCCCAGGTGCTACCTGGTCAGTTGAGGTGCTACTTGATCAGTGAGGTGTACCAGTGTGTGTGGTGACCCTTTCTGCTTGTTGCTGTTGAACTCCACTTTTGTGTTGGTCACTTGTGCTATTGTCATGCTGTGGAGAAATGTTGCTCAGTTCTGTCGTATTTGTTAATCTCATGGTGGTAGCCATATTGCATCTAGAGAGAGTGGCATTGACTGGTATGGCTACTTGTGTGTTGGCAGCTTATTCTTCAAGTGGCAGTGACTCATCTAGTCCTTTTGTGAGTGTGATCTTGTTTAAGCTGCCTTTTGTCAGCAGCAGTCCCAATTTTGATGCGTTGTAAATGCACATAGATTCAGATTGAGGCTAGAAGATCTGTCTTGTGTGTACTAGTGCTGGTAGCCCTGAATAATGTAAGGTGGCAGACTTGAATACAATCAGCATTGGTCCAAATGCTTGCAGAAGTAGTAGCATTTGCTTCTCAATGAGTTTTGTAAGTGTATCGATGAGGAGCACCTGGCTGTAAATGAAGTGCTTAACAGCCCCTGTGGCAGCATCAGAAGACAGAGGCTTCTAGCATGGGGACTGCTGGTTTTACTGCCTCTCAGcctgtggttttattttatgttgctgttgtgttttgactttgtcTTTTGTAGTCTTGATTTAGTCTTTTGGATCGTTTTGGTATGTTTTTATGATCATAAAACTCATGGATTTGGTGGTTGATTTGATGGTGTGGAGTGTAACACTGCCCATTTCTGTCAGTGTAGAATCAATTGAATAACAAGTTTTAATCACACAGATATGAGTGTATTATGATAGCTGAAGGGAGTCTCAGTCCTTGAACTCACAGTCCATATTAAAAGAGGTGTTACTGGATCAGGCAGTGCTGATGTATTTCAGAGATCTTTGAGGAAGGAGAGAGTTTTGTGGTATTCGCAGTACAATATTGAAAAATACACGCCAAAGATTTGAAATGATGACCTGTTTGAACAAGCAATAAAGTACTGATTTTCTCAAACGAAGACCAGGACGAGTGGAAATGTTTCTTGCACATTGTGGTGATACATCATGGCGAGTACCTTGCAGTGGCACATTGTTTGACATTTACGGTACGTCAACTCCAACATCCAACTGACATTTGGCAAATGAGGTTCGGATTCGTGTAATTGGTTCGTATCCTGTATTTAACCTCTTACTGATTGCTAATCTTTCTCTCAGCCTGCCTGTGTCCTGCTGTTCTCATGTTGTCTCTAATGACAGTCCCTGAGCTCTAGTGAAAATTGTTTGCCATAAATGATCTCTGGAAGGGCACAAAAGTCACACATATGATTAATAAGGACTGATCATCAGCTATTAAGGGTTTGATTCATGACAGTAAAACATGAGTTTAACTGAGTGTAGATCATTCGTTTACCCTTCAACTACAGTGTCATAGGTTTTATAATTTACTGTTGAGTGAGTGCTGCGTTGTAATGTTTCATATGAACAAATGAAAGTAGTAGAATGCATTAAATATCGAACCGATATTCAGTCAATTTGCTGTGATATAGACTTGGCTACAACACTGGAGGGAGCAATACACCTCATTGAGGACAGTGCAGAAGACCAGCTGGTGGTCATGAGGCATTCTCATCAGGGTGGATGAGAGCACAGCCTGGATTTAATTTGAATAACAGGGGGAACTATCATGAAAAAGTCTTTACTGAATTAGCTCACAGCGCCTTTCACAAGGGAATAATAAATCATGCAGCAAATGAAAAGGCAGAATAATCATTCCCTGGGTGGTACATCTGTCTGACTGTCAGAGCTGATTCTGGCTGACCCAAAAGACTCTTCAGCGATTTGTTAATGAGAACACTAAATGCTGATTCGTGTTCCCCGAGGGTAAACAAGCATAAGCAGTACTccaatttagatttttcttacATTAAGTAATATTTATAAGTAAAACTGCTCGGTGGGGTCTTTCCATAGGACACTGTTTTGCTTTTCTCACTGacctttaaataaaatgaacaccTCAAGACTGAACAGTGGGCTTTGTGTCTATCAAGCACTTAATGCAAATCAATAGTAATCCGAGTGTGAGTCAGTGTCTGAGGGCACCAGACTCAGCAGGGgaacatgtttgtgttcacagaTTTTGGGGGGGAGTGGTGGGGCTGTGTGGGTGTCTGAGTCAGGGTTTAACCTTCAGGTGTTTTTGTCCTCTACATAATGAAATCTGTCTGGCTGCTAAATGTGAAATCACAGACGCCACCGTCTGACAAAGCTCAGAGAACTGGGGTATTTTGCCATCATCTGACATTTCCGAAACTTGCTTTGATAAACCTAATGGGGTGCTAAAAATGGTCATCTTCCAATCTTTGAAAGGTCCCGGCTCTTTCACAGTAAATCCAAAATGCAAGATGTAATAAATCAGATATCTCTGTTGTTTCGGAGGAACTTGAAGGGATGATGCAATTTGGCTCTGTATTCTTGCACTTTAAAAATTGGCTTGGTGAGGATGTCACATTTAAGGGTCAAAGGTTCATACAACAAAGGTGTACTCCACCACTTGTCCACTTCTGCTTTAAAGGactagtttgacattttgggaaatatgattatttgctttcttgacaAGAGATGAGATTAGAAGAAGATGAGAAGAATGATGTCATTGTCACATCTGTACCATAAATATGGTGCTACAGGCAGCtgcctgttagcttagcttagcataacgaCCGGAAACAACTAGTTTAGCTCTGTTTGTAGGTAAAAAAAATTCACCTAtcagcatctctaaagctcactgattgaTAAtttgtatctcatttgtttaatccatacaaaaaccattgtgtgaaaataataatttgtcattttatgggGTTTATGTGTGGGACTGCCTCTTGGCCACGTAACTAGTGGAAAGCCAAGGAAGTTAATGGAAATCATCTAGAGTCTAGATTCTAGACAGAGCCAGAAATGTCcttgaacagagccaggctagctgtttcccccctgTTTGTCTTTATGCTACACTAAGCTAACCagctcctggctgtagcttcatgtaTAAGGTACAGACGTGATAGTTGTATTAATCAAACTTTGAACGTGAACAAATAATGCATCTTGTTGTTTATTGTCTCAGGGGATTTCTGAGTCATTCATAGTAGAGGACATGATTACCCCAGTAATGAGCCAGGATGGAGAAAGTGTCTGCATGTAGAATCAGGCGAGAAACTGGTGATTGTACAACCTGTTTCTACTAAGAGTGGTGGCCTTTTAAAGGCAGACAGCAACCTTTATATACTAAACCTCCATTAATGTTGAAGCGTCAGCTTGATTGATGTTGAAAACCGAGCAATAAGATGTTTTTATCAGGTGAGTCCCAGAGGAAACCATAATATGACGTGATGGTGCCAGTCACTCAGAAACGTGATCATGAACatagaaaaagtgaaaataatcaatTTCTATGACTCCAGTATTATTAGTCCAGTATCTAGTATTACTCTAGTTTTGTTTTATGCAAGTTGCACATAACATAATATGGATATATTCCATGGTAAAATTAGAAAATCAAGTTAAAAGTTATTATATAAAATGGCCAATATAGTGGGATAATCTGTATTTTAGGCCTGTTACCTAAATATGTGCCATAAGTCTGCAGGTTACCTGTCATAAGCAATGATAAGCATTAATAATCTGTTCTACTATATATGGTCCTTGCTATCTTTCACTATAGTACAGTTTTAAAGGCACTGTCTGTGATCTCAGTCGGCCcacaacaaacatttaaaacaaaacctgtCATCACTTCCAAACTGACAACTACAACTACAGAATCTAGCTTATTAACCATTATTGGTTTGTTTAAATCATAAATGCCTGAAAAACATTCTTGCAATGTTTAACAAGAGCTCTCTGCTCTGGGCTGTCTTTGCTGAGTATGACTCTAATGGACACGttatctccacacacacaggtgacactCCAAGTCTACCTTTTGTACACAAACACTGGCACGTGTCACTGCCAATTCTGGCCTCTCTGAGTGCTGTTCACGTGGAGGCAAGCCATCAGACATTTGCACTGATCCATGCtctgcaacagaaaataaatgaatcactttcttttccattcacagctgaggctgctgtTTTCTAGCTACTGTATCGTTGTGAGGTGGAGAATCAGAGCCAACTGCTGTCATTTTATCAGTGAATCAAGCAATATACCACCTCTGTGCTGTAGAATTGGCTGACAGCTAAGTGTATTGAGTGACTGTTTAGCTCCAAAGTGGAAATAGCTGGTGTGAACAATGCAGCTTGAGGAGACTGACAGCTTCACACAGCCAGTCAGCTGGAACCTTTTAGACAAAACCAAAGAAGCAAAGGAAAAGAACCAAGGTCTGCAACACCAAAGTCTGTTTACTCTGCTCTCATCAAGAAACTTCCTGACattattgtcttatttttagCATGTGTACTGTTTATTTTAGTCTGTTTCtatagaaaatgtttttacctTTTGATTGAGGAACCAAAGTTATAAGCCAAGGAACCTGATTGGAAAACAAGTTTTGTGTCGTCTTAAGAGTAACAGTTTCTTTTCATTCAGGAGGAGATACAGACAATGCAAAGTCAAATCATTA of Lates calcarifer isolate ASB-BC8 linkage group LG12, TLL_Latcal_v3, whole genome shotgun sequence contains these proteins:
- the cav3 gene encoding caveolin-3, translated to MADQYQYNTNEEKIVKDSHTKEIDLINRDPKQINEDVVKVEFEDVIAEPDGTHSLDGVWKLSYTTFTVSKYWCYRILSAVFGIPVALLWGFLFACISFCHIWAVVPCIKSCLIESQCISRIYSLCIQTFCDPFFEALGKIFSSVRVAMRKEV